A genomic segment from Gracilinanus agilis isolate LMUSP501 chromosome 1, AgileGrace, whole genome shotgun sequence encodes:
- the LOC123231064 gene encoding uncharacterized protein LOC123231064, with translation MMPRGRAWTQQEISCLLTLIQDSGEVTLLMASTSRPNEALWQSISQGLGASGYGRSVAQCRSKWKALKQAFYSEWETSRQAGGPSSQPPPHYRTMKRLWKAAGRPVFGERRLPGSETNLEAGPPSCAKKETNTPEEKQDSPPPSQLPEEPPALVPEIPVRPDLVPEVAREEPAHVSVLQGPGVVSLLQNMQELLVQILQTSRQQQALLESLAQDTVSHLHLLSDGLGQMGQTLQALLMHSPSWQSPRSLLTPAHTGTRSHPSVLGLHSPHSPSIPAAPVGPCLKEETILPPPRFAPL, from the exons ATGATGCCCAGGGGCCGGGCCTGGACCCAGCAGGAGATCAGCTGCCTCCTGACCCTGATCCAGGACTCTGGGGAGGTCACATTGCTCATGGCCTCCACTTCAAGGCCTAATGAGGCCTTGTGGCAGTCCATCTCCCAAGGGTTGGGGGCATCAGGCTATGGTCGAAGTGTGGCTCAGTGTCGATCTAAGTGGAAGGCATTGAAGCAGGCCTTCTACTCAGAGTGGGAAACAAGTCGCCAGGCAGGAGGTCCCTcctctcagcccccaccccactACCGCACCATGAAGAGGCTGTGGAAGGCTGCCGGGAGGCCTGTTTTTGGAGAACGTCGCCTGCCAG GCTCTGAAACAAACCTTGAAGCAGGTCCGCCATCTTGTGCCAAGAAAGAAACTAATA CTCCTGAGGAGAAGCAGGAcagccctcccccctcccagctTCCAG AAGAGCCTCCAGCCTTGGTGCCAGAGATCCCAGTGAGGCCAGATCTGGTGCCTGAAGTGGCCAGAGAAGAGCCAGCCCATGTTTCAGTGCTCCAAG GCCCTGGGGTGGTGAGCCTTCTCCAGAACATGCAGGAGCTTCTGGTGCAGATCTTGCAAACATCAAGACAGCAGCAGGCACTGCTCGAGAGCTTGGCCCAGGACACCGTCTCCCACCTGCACCTGCTGTCCGATGGCCTGGGCCAGATGGGCCAGACCTTGCAGGCCCTGTTGATGCACAGCCCCAGCTGGCAGAGCCCCCGCTCCCTGCTCACGCCCGCACATACTGGCACTCGTTCTCACCCCTCCGTCCTGGGCCTGCACTCTCCCCATTCTCCCTCCATTCCTGCTGCCCCCGTTGGCCCCTGCCTGAAGGAGGAGACCATCTTGCCCCCTCCCAGGTTTGCTCCATTATGA
- the SIT1 gene encoding signaling threshold-regulating transmembrane adapter 1, translated as MAGGRCEPESEACTILERGADAVTHRMTTHAVRPAGPAHPIGSEGKSPDRGQKVPRTHVRLAYVAAPYLPAKRFFYLSGSTERSERGEANLSQELDSYAGRFPDLQCAYGLWALLGVVSLLLLLVLAEHLARWTREKNRTFQGQECPKRPVEEVPLYGNLTYLQTGRLPQKPGSTLQEPPTGDLPRAGEEAMCYASLQLQPPLGRSPGPSPGPPIKYSEVLMVLDAEQPAPLPRLPEPELYASVGSQARRATFPDEDYANSQPGDG; from the exons ATGGCGGGAGGGCGGTGCGAGCCTGAATCGGAGGCCTGCACAATCCTGGAACGTGGGGCAGACGCAGTGACGCATCGCATGACGACACACGCAGTACGCCCAGCTGGTCCCGCCCATCCCATCGGGAGCGA GGGAAAGTCCCCGGACCGCGGGCAGAAAGTGCCACGCACACACGTGCGTCTGGCCTATGTCGCAGCTCCATATCTTCCCGCCAAGAGGTTCTTCTACCTTAGTGGAAGCACTGAGCGGAGTGAGCGCGGTGAGGCCAACCTTAGTCAAGAATTGGATAGTTACGCAGGCA GATTCCCTGACCTGCAGTGTGCCTATGGGCTGTGGGCCCTGCTTGGGGTGGTGTCCCTGTTGCTGCTTTTGGTACTGGCTGAACACCTAGCCCGATGGACCAGAGAGAAGAACAGGACCTTCCAGGGACAGGAATG CCCCAAAAGGCCTGTGGAAGAGGTACCCCTCTATGGGAACTTGACATATCTGCAGACAG GGAGGCTCCCACAGAAGCCAGGGTCCACCCTACAAGAACCACCCACAGGAGACCTCCCTCGA GCAGGGGAAGAAGCTATGTGCTATGCCAGCCTGCAGCTGCAGCCCCCTCTGGGACGCTCCCCAGGGCCCAGTCCTGGGCCACCCATCAAGTACTCGGAGGTGCTGATGGTGTTGGATGCTGAGCAGCCTGCACCCCTGCCCCGGCTCCCAGAGCCTGAACTCTATGCTTCTGTGGGATCCCAGGCCCGCCGAGCAACCTTTCCCGATGAGGACTATGCCAACAGCCAGCCAGGGGATGGATGA
- the CCDC107 gene encoding coiled-coil domain-containing protein 107, whose translation MPVPGLSGQALVPAALALLLVGVALRVFEGGAGPRPPAGEASRDEQRKTSEEPRAAGPPWGPLPLGALYAVGVLAFVLRRCLQGQDEAEVSPKEKPTEKDLLHREEQLAQKLAKTEQLLGGLLDQLDPLFERVDALAGAQQDLLTLRLQTISQLLKDKGLDTTAASQEYNPPIHEDPSAEEDDGSDLQTWGWGEEPEERGTEAWAPHVSWDQFGENGKLWGLRRRKWITGIQVTD comes from the exons ATGCCAGTCCCGGGGCTCAGCGGCCAGGCGCTGGTCCCGGCCGCTCTGGCGCTGCTACTCGTGGGCGTAGCGCTCCGAGTCTTCGAGGGCGGCGCCGGACCGCGGCCCCCCGCAG GCGAGGCATCCCGAGACGAGCAGCGGAAGACGTCGGAGGAGCCTCGGGCGGCTGGTCCACCGTGGGGGCCACTGCCCTTGGGAGCCTTGTATGCCGTGGGCGTCCTGGCCTTCGTGCTGCGCCGGTGTCTGCAG GGACAAGATGAGGCCGAAGTTTCCCCAAAGGAGAAGCCCACCGAGAAGGACCTTTTGCACAGAG AAGAGCAACTGGCCCAAAAGCTAGCGAAGACAGAGCAACTTCTGGGCGGCCTGCTGGATCAGCTGGACCCTCTCTTTGAGCG TGTGGACGCTCTGGCTGGAGCCCAGCAGGACCTGCTGACCTTAAGACTTCAGACCATCAGCCAGCTGTTAAAGGACAAGGGGCTGGACACCACTGCAGCTTCCCAAG aGTACAACCCCCCTATCCATGAGGACCCGAGTGCTGAGGAAGATGATGGCAGTGACCTTCAGAcctggggttggggggaggaacCTGAGGAGAGAGGAACTGAGGCCTGGGCTCCACATGTCTCCTGGGACCaatttggggaaaatggaaagttGTGGGGACtcaggaggaggaaatggattACAGGAATCCAAGTCACAGACTAA
- the ARHGEF39 gene encoding rho guanine nucleotide exchange factor 39 isoform X2, producing the protein MGSPGPRCPVSEQRARWELKRSRTARELLETERRYQEQLALVVQYFLCILRAKGTLRPAELQAVFGPWESIHIASQELLLHLEAGNWGAGLERFCHHLEFYTRFAANQEQSRATLQKQLRKSKCFRRFVQLQEGRPEFGGLRLVDLLPLPLQRLQQYENLVVALAENTGPDNPDYPQLTKATQKLSEAIQQVGAIGREQENGRQLHRIQTLLSGRQAKGLTKGRWFLRQGWLLVVPPKGEPKPRMFFLFSDVLLMAKPRSVLHVLYGGTFACQALYPMAQCRLQRIFGHSGEAGGGLLSLSFPQEKLLLMSTNQESLSRWYHSLTLAISSQTR; encoded by the exons ATGGGGAGTCCGGGGCCGCGGTGCCCAGTGAGTGAGCAGCGGGCTCGTTGGGAACTAAAGCGAAGCCGCACGGCGCGAGAGCTGCTGGAGACTGAGCGCCGCTACCAGGAACAATTAGCGCTGGTGGTACAG taCTTTTTATGCATTTTGAGAGCTAAAGGGACCCTGCGACCAGCTGAGCTACAGGCTGTGTTTGGACCCTGGGAATCcatccatattgccagcca GGAGCTGCTCCTGCATCTGGAGGCTGGGAATTGGGGAGCAGGCCTAGAAAGATTCTGTCACCACTTAGAATTCTACACTCGTTTTGCTGCAAACCAAGAGCAGTCCAGAGCCACGCTCCAG AAGCAGCTAAGAAAGAGTAAGTGTTTCAGAAGGTTTGTACAGCTTCAGGAGGGACGTCCTGAGTTTGGGGGCCTTCGGCTTGTGGACCTGCTTCCCTTACCACTGCAACGCCTCCAACA ATATGAAAACCTGGTTGTAGCTTTGGCTGAAAATACGGGTCCTGACAACCCTGACTATCCACAGCTCACAA AGGCTACTCAGAAATTGAGTGAGGCCATCCAGCAGGTTGGTGCCATTGGTCGGGAACAGGAGAATGGCAGACAACTCCACCGGATTCAGACTTTGCTCAGTGGTCGTCAGGCTAAAGGTCTGACCAAAG GGCGCTGGTTCCTTCGACAGGGCTGGCTACTAGTGGTCCCTCCTAAGGGGGAGCCAAAACCTcgaatgttcttcctcttttctgatgTACTTTTGATGGCTAAACCCCGGTCTGTTCTACATGTCCTGTATGGAGGGACCTTTGCTTGTCAGGCCCTTTACCCCATGGCCCAGTGTCGGCTCCAAAGGATCTTTGGCCACTCAGGGGAAGCAGGGGGTGGACTGCTCAGT ctttcttttcCCCAGGAAAAACTGCTGCTCATGTCCACCAACCAAGAGTCACTATCTCGATGGTACCACAGTCTGACCTTAGCCATCAG CAGCCAGACAAGGTAG
- the ARHGEF39 gene encoding rho guanine nucleotide exchange factor 39 isoform X1: MGSPGPRCPVSEQRARWELKRSRTARELLETERRYQEQLALVVQYFLCILRAKGTLRPAELQAVFGPWESIHIASQELLLHLEAGNWGAGLERFCHHLEFYTRFAANQEQSRATLQKQLRKSKCFRRFVQLQEGRPEFGGLRLVDLLPLPLQRLQQYENLVVALAENTGPDNPDYPQLTKATQKLSEAIQQVGAIGREQENGRQLHRIQTLLSGRQAKGLTKGRWFLRQGWLLVVPPKGEPKPRMFFLFSDVLLMAKPRSVLHVLYGGTFACQALYPMAQCRLQRIFGHSGEAGGGLLSLSFPQEKLLLMSTNQESLSRWYHSLTLAIRYALHLP, translated from the exons ATGGGGAGTCCGGGGCCGCGGTGCCCAGTGAGTGAGCAGCGGGCTCGTTGGGAACTAAAGCGAAGCCGCACGGCGCGAGAGCTGCTGGAGACTGAGCGCCGCTACCAGGAACAATTAGCGCTGGTGGTACAG taCTTTTTATGCATTTTGAGAGCTAAAGGGACCCTGCGACCAGCTGAGCTACAGGCTGTGTTTGGACCCTGGGAATCcatccatattgccagcca GGAGCTGCTCCTGCATCTGGAGGCTGGGAATTGGGGAGCAGGCCTAGAAAGATTCTGTCACCACTTAGAATTCTACACTCGTTTTGCTGCAAACCAAGAGCAGTCCAGAGCCACGCTCCAG AAGCAGCTAAGAAAGAGTAAGTGTTTCAGAAGGTTTGTACAGCTTCAGGAGGGACGTCCTGAGTTTGGGGGCCTTCGGCTTGTGGACCTGCTTCCCTTACCACTGCAACGCCTCCAACA ATATGAAAACCTGGTTGTAGCTTTGGCTGAAAATACGGGTCCTGACAACCCTGACTATCCACAGCTCACAA AGGCTACTCAGAAATTGAGTGAGGCCATCCAGCAGGTTGGTGCCATTGGTCGGGAACAGGAGAATGGCAGACAACTCCACCGGATTCAGACTTTGCTCAGTGGTCGTCAGGCTAAAGGTCTGACCAAAG GGCGCTGGTTCCTTCGACAGGGCTGGCTACTAGTGGTCCCTCCTAAGGGGGAGCCAAAACCTcgaatgttcttcctcttttctgatgTACTTTTGATGGCTAAACCCCGGTCTGTTCTACATGTCCTGTATGGAGGGACCTTTGCTTGTCAGGCCCTTTACCCCATGGCCCAGTGTCGGCTCCAAAGGATCTTTGGCCACTCAGGGGAAGCAGGGGGTGGACTGCTCAGT ctttcttttcCCCAGGAAAAACTGCTGCTCATGTCCACCAACCAAGAGTCACTATCTCGATGGTACCACAGTCTGACCTTAGCCATCAGGTATGCCTTGCATCTCCCTTAG